The following are encoded in a window of Sinomonas cyclohexanicum genomic DNA:
- a CDS encoding DUF3043 domain-containing protein, which translates to MFGRKNEPAAESPGQPAEPDAPLAGKGAPTPRRKDQEAARRRPLVPVDRKASKVAERQAAAEERQRVRRALETGDERHMPFKDRGPQKRYARDFVDSRFNLGEYLMFAALAFVVISFIVPQAAQAQVYILGAFWIVFILVFADTFWLSRQLKKRLTAKFGEVERGTVWYGSMRALQFRPLRLPKALVKRGQHPS; encoded by the coding sequence GTGTTTGGACGTAAGAACGAGCCCGCCGCCGAGAGCCCCGGGCAGCCCGCCGAGCCCGATGCCCCCCTTGCGGGCAAGGGTGCCCCCACTCCGAGGCGCAAGGACCAGGAGGCTGCCCGCAGGCGCCCTCTGGTGCCGGTCGACCGGAAGGCCTCGAAGGTCGCCGAGCGCCAGGCGGCCGCCGAGGAGCGCCAACGGGTCCGCCGCGCCCTCGAGACCGGCGACGAGCGGCACATGCCGTTCAAGGACAGGGGCCCACAGAAGCGGTACGCGCGTGACTTCGTCGACTCACGTTTCAACCTCGGCGAGTACCTCATGTTCGCCGCGCTCGCCTTCGTGGTGATCTCGTTCATCGTCCCCCAGGCCGCCCAGGCGCAGGTCTACATCCTCGGAGCCTTCTGGATCGTCTTCATCCTCGTCTTCGCGGACACCTTCTGGCTCTCCCGCCAGCTCAAGAAGAGGCTCACTGCGAAGTTCGGCGAGGTGGAGCGCGGCACCGTCTGGTACGGGAGCATGCGCGCGCTCCAGTTCCGCCCCCTCCGGCTGCCCAAGGCGCTCGTCAAGCGGGGCCAGCACCCGAGCTGA
- the qcrB gene encoding cytochrome bc1 complex cytochrome b subunit, translating into MSGATAPTYQPPTKVGRIADFVDQRTGTSSIVREFGRKVFPDHWSFMFGEVALYCFVILLLSGTFLTFFFDPSMAETHYDGAYVPLRGMEMSVAYQSSLHISFEVRGGLFMRQVHHWAALLFVAAMSVHMLRVFFTGAFRKPREMNWVIGGVLLILGMAAGFTGYSLPDDLLSGNGLRIIDGVIKSIPVIGTWISMFLFGGEFPGTAIIGRLYVLHILLVPAMILLFVALHLVFVVVHKHTQYPGPGRNDGNVVGYPLGPVYAAKAGGFFFIVFGVVAMMAAFFTINPIWNYGPYDPSPVSAGTQPDWYIGWVDGALRLMPGVLGGLDGYRQHFEFVIGQQTLTLNVLLPALVPAGLVFTVLFTYPWIERWITKDEREHHVLDRPRNAPTRTAIGMAGFTFYCVMWAAASSDLIATHFHVALNDVTYWLRALFFVGPIIAFVVTKRIALALQRKDREIALHGRETGRIVRLPHGEFIEVHAPLDEYKRYKLVGFESPEILPAQPNAKGVVDRKERRRARFSKWFFEDRVAPATPAELEAAHAHGHHEAIESHEEVKSLGH; encoded by the coding sequence GTGAGCGGCGCAACGGCCCCTACCTACCAGCCTCCGACCAAGGTCGGGCGCATCGCCGACTTCGTCGACCAGCGCACCGGCACGTCGTCGATCGTCCGTGAGTTCGGCCGCAAGGTCTTCCCCGACCACTGGTCGTTCATGTTCGGCGAGGTGGCGCTCTACTGCTTCGTCATCCTGCTGCTGTCGGGCACCTTCCTGACCTTCTTCTTCGACCCGTCGATGGCTGAGACGCACTACGACGGTGCCTATGTGCCGCTCCGCGGCATGGAGATGTCGGTCGCCTACCAGTCCTCGCTGCACATCTCGTTCGAGGTCCGCGGCGGCCTGTTCATGCGCCAGGTCCACCACTGGGCAGCGCTGCTGTTCGTGGCCGCGATGAGCGTGCACATGCTGCGTGTGTTCTTCACGGGCGCATTCCGCAAGCCGCGCGAGATGAACTGGGTGATCGGCGGCGTGCTGCTCATTCTGGGCATGGCTGCGGGCTTCACGGGCTACTCGCTCCCGGATGACCTGCTTTCGGGCAACGGCCTCCGCATCATCGACGGCGTGATCAAGTCGATCCCGGTGATCGGGACGTGGATCTCGATGTTCCTGTTCGGCGGGGAGTTCCCGGGGACCGCGATCATCGGGCGCCTGTACGTGCTGCACATCCTGCTCGTGCCTGCGATGATCCTGCTGTTCGTCGCGCTCCACCTTGTCTTCGTGGTGGTCCACAAGCACACGCAGTACCCCGGCCCGGGCCGCAACGACGGCAATGTCGTCGGCTACCCCCTCGGCCCGGTCTACGCGGCCAAGGCCGGCGGGTTCTTCTTCATCGTGTTCGGGGTCGTAGCCATGATGGCCGCGTTCTTCACGATCAACCCGATCTGGAACTACGGCCCGTACGATCCCTCCCCCGTGTCCGCCGGTACCCAGCCGGACTGGTACATCGGATGGGTCGACGGCGCCCTCCGCCTTATGCCGGGTGTGCTCGGCGGGTTGGACGGCTACCGGCAGCACTTCGAGTTCGTGATCGGCCAGCAGACCCTCACGCTCAACGTGCTCCTCCCGGCTCTGGTCCCCGCGGGCCTTGTGTTCACAGTGCTGTTCACGTACCCGTGGATCGAGCGTTGGATCACCAAGGACGAGCGCGAGCACCACGTGCTGGACCGCCCGCGGAATGCCCCGACGCGGACCGCGATCGGCATGGCCGGCTTCACGTTCTACTGCGTCATGTGGGCGGCGGCGTCGTCCGACCTCATCGCGACCCACTTCCATGTCGCGCTGAACGACGTCACGTATTGGCTGCGTGCACTGTTCTTCGTCGGACCGATCATCGCGTTCGTCGTCACGAAGCGAATCGCCCTGGCCCTCCAGCGGAAGGACCGTGAGATCGCGCTCCACGGGCGGGAAACCGGTCGCATCGTCCGGCTCCCCCACGGCGAGTTCATCGAGGTGCACGCCCCGCTCGACGAGTACAAGCGCTACAAGCTCGTGGGCTTCGAGTCCCCCGAGATCCTTCCGGCCCAGCCGAACGCGAAGGGCGTCGTCGACCGCAAGGAGCGCCGCCGCGCGAGGTTCTCGAAGTGGTTCTTCGAGGATCGCGTTGCTCCCGCGACGCCCGCAGAGCTCGAGGCTGCCCATGCTCACGGGCATCACGAGGCCATCGAGTCGCACGAGGAGGTCAAGAGCCTCGGCCACTGA
- the ctaE gene encoding aa3-type cytochrome oxidase subunit III: MTTATHAPTTPAHPTLNRPNMVSVGTVVWLSSELMFFAGLFAMYFSLRAASSDLWSEETAKLNFPFALVNTIVLVASSFTCQMGVFAAERLQPRRTGGVFAFAKWGMVEWFVLTFLMGTFFVAGQSTEYAMLVSEHVTLDANAYGSAFYITTGFHGLHVMGGLVAFLFIIGRAFAAKRFGHYEATSAIVTSYYWHFVDVVWIGLFLVIYVLK; the protein is encoded by the coding sequence GTGACGACAGCGACTCATGCCCCGACAACCCCGGCACATCCCACGCTGAATCGCCCCAACATGGTCTCTGTCGGGACCGTGGTGTGGCTGTCCAGCGAGCTGATGTTCTTCGCCGGCCTCTTCGCCATGTACTTCTCCCTGCGGGCCGCCTCGAGCGACCTGTGGTCTGAGGAGACGGCCAAGCTCAACTTCCCGTTCGCCCTGGTGAACACCATCGTCCTCGTGGCGAGCTCCTTCACCTGCCAGATGGGCGTCTTCGCCGCCGAGCGACTCCAGCCCCGCCGCACCGGCGGCGTCTTCGCGTTTGCCAAGTGGGGCATGGTCGAGTGGTTCGTCCTGACGTTCCTCATGGGCACGTTCTTCGTGGCGGGCCAGTCCACCGAGTACGCGATGCTCGTCTCCGAGCACGTGACCCTGGATGCGAATGCGTACGGTTCCGCCTTCTACATCACCACTGGCTTCCACGGCCTGCACGTGATGGGCGGCCTCGTCGCCTTCCTCTTCATCATCGGACGCGCCTTCGCCGCCAAGCGGTTCGGCCACTACGAGGCCACCTCGGCCATCGTCACCTCGTACTACTGGCACTTCGTCGACGTCGTCTGGATCGGGCTCTTCCTGGTCATCTACGTCCTCAAGTAG
- a CDS encoding GntR family transcriptional regulator, translating to MYIQLREILRSHITTKLAPGAALPSERDLSLRFGVARMTVRQAIDALVAEGVLDRIVGLGTFVSRPKLDLQMKLTSYSEEMQRRGMVPDARVLSFEQIGASAYLARELQIDEGTPVVRFRRLLLADKEPMSVDENYIVASRVPGIVDGPAPTSLYQVLSERYGLIMEWGEDTIEATAASPSTARLLNVEMGSPLLKIQRHAYVAKSVVDYSVSYYRADRYKLWVPLQRPGIRSPRKYSSQRFQAP from the coding sequence ATGTACATTCAGCTGCGTGAGATTCTTCGATCCCATATCACGACCAAGCTAGCGCCGGGGGCAGCGCTGCCTTCGGAACGCGATCTCTCGCTGCGCTTCGGCGTAGCTCGGATGACAGTCCGCCAGGCCATTGACGCCCTCGTGGCCGAGGGAGTACTGGACCGCATAGTGGGCCTCGGCACGTTCGTCAGCAGGCCGAAGCTGGACCTCCAGATGAAGCTGACGTCCTATTCGGAGGAGATGCAGCGGCGGGGGATGGTGCCTGACGCGCGCGTCCTGAGCTTCGAGCAGATCGGCGCGTCTGCCTACCTCGCACGGGAGCTCCAGATCGACGAGGGGACGCCTGTCGTACGGTTCCGTCGCCTCCTGCTCGCGGACAAGGAGCCCATGAGCGTGGATGAAAACTACATCGTGGCCAGTAGGGTACCCGGCATCGTGGACGGCCCTGCCCCCACCTCGCTGTACCAGGTCCTGAGCGAGCGCTACGGCCTCATCATGGAATGGGGCGAGGACACGATCGAGGCGACGGCTGCATCGCCGTCGACGGCCCGCCTGCTCAACGTCGAGATGGGCTCGCCCCTCCTGAAGATCCAGCGGCACGCCTACGTTGCGAAGTCGGTGGTCGACTACTCGGTCTCGTACTATCGCGCCGACAGATACAAGCTCTGGGTGCCGCTTCAGCGCCCTGGCATACGTTCGCCGCGCAAGTACTCATCACAGCGATTTCAGGCCCCCTGA
- a CDS encoding cytochrome c oxidase subunit 4, with translation MKIETMIFAIVGVFFLPVAIVYGFLVEWKEWVGILALLLCFGLGIMISSYLMLTGRRVGLRPEDRDDAEIHEGAGEQGHFSPWSWWPLVLGASAAISFLGVAVGWWILFIGAGIALVALVGWVFEYSRGDHAH, from the coding sequence GTGAAAATCGAAACCATGATCTTCGCCATCGTGGGCGTGTTCTTCCTGCCTGTGGCGATTGTCTACGGCTTCCTGGTGGAGTGGAAGGAGTGGGTGGGCATCCTCGCCCTCCTCCTCTGCTTCGGTCTGGGCATCATGATCAGCTCCTACCTCATGCTCACCGGCCGACGCGTCGGCCTGCGGCCCGAGGACCGCGATGACGCCGAGATCCATGAGGGTGCCGGCGAGCAGGGGCACTTCAGCCCGTGGAGCTGGTGGCCGCTCGTGCTCGGCGCCTCCGCCGCGATCAGCTTCCTCGGTGTGGCCGTGGGCTGGTGGATCCTCTTCATCGGCGCTGGCATCGCTCTGGTGGCACTCGTCGGATGGGTCTTCGAATACAGCCGCGGAGACCACGCGCACTGA
- a CDS encoding dipeptidase has translation MPSQTPQSVPDADIAALRAAVSARFPQTVAELASLVAVPGIAWPSFPPEELERSAAEVHRLVREAGITEAQVLRAPRPDGTPGGPAVVARHPAAPGQPTVLLYAHHDVQPPGDASLWDTEPFVATERGGRLYGRGSADDKAGLLVHLAAFRAVSEVLGDRFGLGVTLFIEGEEEFGSPSFRAFLEAHRDQLAADVIVVADSSNWAVGQPALTASLRGLADGTFEVAVLGHSVHSGVFGGPILDAPTILARLIATLHDDDGNVAVAGLIAHDDADLDYPEEQFRRDAAVLDGVQLAGTGSIASRLWLKPALSIIGIDVPSVDVASNTIQARARAKFSLRLAPGQDPDAAMDALREHLEAHVPFGAHLTFTPKEKGSAYRADMHSAAAQTVLWALGESWGTPAARTGMGGSIPFIADLKEVFPDAEVLITGVEDPDSRAHSANESLHLGDFEKCIVAEALLLAALHREPTERV, from the coding sequence ATGCCTTCACAAACCCCCCAGAGCGTCCCCGACGCCGACATCGCGGCCCTCCGCGCGGCGGTGTCCGCCCGCTTCCCGCAGACCGTGGCCGAGCTCGCGTCCCTCGTCGCGGTGCCCGGCATCGCGTGGCCCTCCTTCCCACCGGAAGAGCTCGAGCGCAGCGCCGCTGAAGTCCACAGGCTCGTGCGCGAGGCGGGCATCACGGAGGCCCAGGTCCTCCGCGCACCGCGGCCGGACGGCACCCCGGGAGGCCCGGCCGTCGTCGCCCGGCATCCCGCCGCCCCCGGCCAGCCGACCGTCCTGCTGTACGCGCACCACGATGTGCAGCCGCCGGGCGATGCGTCCCTCTGGGACACCGAGCCCTTCGTGGCGACCGAACGCGGGGGCCGGCTCTACGGGCGGGGGAGCGCGGACGACAAGGCGGGGCTGCTCGTCCACCTTGCCGCGTTCCGCGCCGTGTCCGAGGTCCTCGGCGACCGCTTCGGGCTGGGTGTCACGCTCTTCATCGAGGGGGAGGAGGAGTTCGGCTCGCCCTCGTTCCGCGCCTTCCTCGAGGCCCACCGCGATCAGCTCGCCGCAGATGTGATCGTGGTGGCCGATTCGAGCAACTGGGCCGTGGGCCAGCCCGCGCTGACCGCGAGCCTCCGCGGCCTCGCCGACGGCACCTTCGAGGTTGCGGTCCTCGGGCATTCGGTCCATTCAGGGGTGTTCGGGGGCCCGATCCTGGACGCGCCGACCATTCTTGCCCGCCTCATCGCGACGCTCCACGACGACGACGGCAACGTCGCCGTCGCCGGGCTGATCGCCCACGACGACGCCGATCTCGACTACCCCGAGGAGCAGTTCCGCCGCGACGCTGCCGTCCTCGACGGCGTCCAGCTCGCCGGCACCGGGAGCATCGCCTCGCGGCTCTGGCTGAAGCCGGCTCTCTCGATCATCGGCATCGATGTGCCCTCGGTCGACGTCGCTTCGAACACCATCCAGGCCCGGGCGCGCGCCAAGTTCAGCCTGAGGCTCGCCCCCGGGCAGGACCCCGACGCGGCGATGGACGCGCTCAGGGAGCATCTGGAGGCGCACGTCCCGTTCGGCGCGCACCTGACGTTCACCCCCAAGGAGAAGGGGAGCGCCTACCGGGCCGACATGCACTCGGCTGCTGCACAGACCGTGCTGTGGGCACTCGGCGAGTCGTGGGGGACCCCTGCCGCGCGCACCGGCATGGGTGGCTCGATCCCGTTCATTGCGGACCTCAAGGAGGTCTTCCCCGACGCCGAGGTACTCATCACGGGCGTGGAAGATCCCGATTCCCGGGCGCACAGCGCCAACGAGTCCCTGCATCTCGGCGACTTCGAGAAGTGCATCGTCGCGGAGGCCCTCCTCCTGGCGGCCCTGCACAGGGAACCGACCGAGCGCGTGTGA
- the qcrC gene encoding cytochrome bc1 complex diheme cytochrome c subunit, with the protein MKALSQKRRHPLAVIALLVMGLLLTGGMYAMISTANQAKADTSFSASDVSEGQKLFVANCATCHGMGASGTAAGPSLVGVGAAAVDFQVGTGRMPMQMNGPQAQKKPVQFSDEQTKQLSAYVASLAPGPALPDQSMLDGKGDATHGGELFRVNCAMCHNAAAAGGALTQGKFAPSLAGVSAQHIYEAMATGPQNMPVFSDANISPEGKRDIITFLQTIETQGSPGGADLGSLGPVSEGLFVWVAGLGVIIAFTIWLTSRTS; encoded by the coding sequence GTGAAGGCACTCTCGCAGAAGCGGCGTCACCCGCTAGCAGTCATCGCACTGTTGGTCATGGGGCTGCTGCTGACCGGCGGAATGTACGCAATGATCAGCACCGCCAATCAGGCCAAGGCAGACACCAGCTTCTCGGCATCGGATGTCAGCGAGGGTCAGAAGCTCTTTGTCGCCAACTGCGCGACCTGCCACGGGATGGGGGCCTCCGGCACCGCCGCCGGGCCGTCGCTCGTGGGCGTCGGCGCAGCTGCCGTGGACTTCCAGGTCGGCACCGGCCGCATGCCCATGCAGATGAACGGCCCGCAGGCGCAGAAGAAGCCCGTCCAGTTCAGCGACGAGCAGACCAAGCAGCTCAGCGCCTACGTCGCGTCGCTGGCCCCCGGCCCGGCCCTCCCGGACCAGTCCATGCTCGACGGCAAGGGCGACGCCACCCACGGCGGAGAGCTGTTCCGCGTGAACTGCGCGATGTGCCACAACGCGGCCGCTGCCGGCGGAGCGCTGACGCAGGGCAAGTTCGCGCCGTCGCTCGCCGGTGTGAGCGCGCAGCACATCTACGAGGCGATGGCCACCGGCCCGCAGAACATGCCGGTCTTCTCGGACGCCAACATCTCGCCTGAGGGCAAGCGCGACATCATCACGTTCCTCCAGACCATCGAGACCCAGGGCTCGCCCGGCGGCGCCGACCTCGGCTCGCTCGGCCCGGTCTCCGAGGGCCTGTTCGTGTGGGTTGCCGGCCTCGGCGTCATCATCGCCTTCACGATCTGGCTGACGTCTCGCACGTCCTGA
- the qcrA gene encoding cytochrome bc1 complex Rieske iron-sulfur subunit — protein MGNHSDGSPQSGGAVATAGQREKFADPGLPPHRLRLADTDPRAAKRAERQVTILFIISVIGTVVFLVSYFAIDLDRESTIATVRLQNILLGIGTAFAMLGIGTGIVHWAKALMPDHEVSESRHAVRTEEDRVAAVKIVDDIIEETGIKRRPLIRNTLIGAIALAPLPALAVFGDLGPNAKDVLRHTMWAPKDGKKIRLTRDPDGTPIKASDVTIGSAFHVIPEGLNDLTEGKLNEKAKAVVLLMRLNPSDLHISAGRENWSYNGIVAYSKICTHVGCPVALYEQQTHHLLCPCHQSTFDLTHECAVIFGPASRPLPQLPIEVDAEGYLVASSDFHEPVGPSYWEREYS, from the coding sequence ATGGGCAACCATAGTGACGGTTCTCCGCAGAGCGGGGGCGCCGTAGCTACGGCTGGTCAGAGAGAGAAGTTCGCGGACCCGGGACTCCCGCCGCATCGTCTCCGTCTGGCCGACACCGACCCCAGGGCTGCGAAGCGCGCTGAGCGCCAGGTCACGATACTGTTCATCATCTCGGTGATCGGAACCGTCGTGTTCCTCGTGTCCTACTTCGCCATCGACTTGGACCGCGAATCGACGATCGCGACCGTGCGCCTGCAGAACATCCTGCTCGGCATCGGCACCGCCTTCGCGATGCTCGGCATCGGCACGGGCATCGTCCACTGGGCCAAGGCCCTCATGCCGGACCATGAGGTCTCGGAGTCCCGCCATGCGGTGCGGACCGAGGAAGACCGCGTCGCAGCCGTGAAGATCGTCGATGACATCATCGAGGAGACGGGCATCAAGCGCCGCCCGCTGATCCGCAACACCCTCATCGGTGCGATCGCCCTGGCGCCCCTGCCGGCACTCGCGGTCTTCGGTGACCTGGGGCCCAACGCGAAGGACGTCCTCCGCCACACCATGTGGGCACCGAAGGACGGCAAGAAGATCCGTCTCACCCGCGACCCCGATGGCACCCCCATCAAGGCATCGGACGTCACGATCGGCTCGGCGTTCCATGTGATCCCCGAGGGCCTGAATGACCTGACCGAGGGCAAGCTCAACGAGAAGGCCAAGGCCGTGGTCCTGCTCATGCGCCTCAACCCCTCCGATCTCCACATCTCGGCCGGGCGCGAGAACTGGAGCTACAACGGCATCGTTGCCTACTCGAAGATCTGCACCCACGTGGGCTGCCCCGTTGCCCTGTACGAGCAGCAGACGCACCACCTGCTGTGCCCGTGCCACCAGTCGACCTTCGACCTGACGCACGAGTGCGCCGTCATCTTCGGCCCGGCGAGCCGGCCACTGCCCCAGCTGCCGATTGAGGTCGACGCGGAGGGCTACCTCGTGGCGAGCTCCGACTTCCACGAACCTGTTGGACCTAGCTACTGGGAGCGTGAGTACTCGTGA
- the ctaC gene encoding aa3-type cytochrome oxidase subunit II yields MRSQNRTSSQRTRIITASAAAVVGALALSGCSSEVERGWLPGDRNTTSNTPIIMDLWVNSWIAVVIVGVITWGLMLWCIVAYRRRKGTTGFPRQISYNLPIEIFYTAIPLFLVFTFFYFTDRDQRAIDNPNTNPDVTVNVVGKQWSWDFNYKQGGIVKDDVHEAGVQAQLTGQAIDLNTLPTLYLPVNKSVTVELTSRDVIHSFWVPAFMQKRDMIPNKPNYMYFTPQKEGTYDGKCAELCGEYHSEMLFRVKVVSEAEFQAHLAGLDKGLLDTKYDRNPNQNQK; encoded by the coding sequence GTGAGGTCGCAGAACCGAACCAGCAGCCAGCGAACTCGCATCATCACGGCCTCGGCAGCAGCCGTGGTCGGTGCGCTCGCTCTGTCTGGATGTTCATCCGAGGTAGAGCGAGGCTGGCTGCCTGGCGATAGGAACACCACGAGCAATACCCCGATCATCATGGATCTCTGGGTGAACTCGTGGATTGCGGTCGTGATCGTCGGCGTCATCACGTGGGGACTGATGCTGTGGTGCATCGTTGCCTACAGGCGCCGCAAGGGGACCACAGGCTTCCCGCGCCAGATCAGCTACAACCTGCCGATCGAGATCTTCTACACGGCGATCCCGCTGTTCCTCGTCTTCACGTTCTTCTACTTCACGGACCGCGACCAGCGCGCCATCGACAACCCGAACACGAACCCGGACGTGACCGTCAACGTGGTCGGCAAGCAGTGGTCCTGGGACTTCAACTACAAGCAGGGCGGCATCGTCAAGGACGACGTCCACGAGGCCGGTGTGCAGGCGCAGCTGACGGGCCAGGCCATCGACCTCAACACGCTCCCGACGCTCTACCTCCCGGTGAACAAGTCCGTCACGGTCGAGCTGACGTCCCGCGACGTGATCCACTCGTTCTGGGTTCCGGCCTTCATGCAGAAGCGCGACATGATCCCGAACAAGCCCAACTACATGTACTTCACCCCGCAGAAGGAAGGCACGTACGACGGCAAGTGCGCCGAGCTCTGCGGTGAGTACCACTCCGAGATGCTCTTCCGCGTGAAGGTCGTCTCCGAGGCTGAGTTCCAGGCGCACCTCGCGGGCCTCGACAAGGGGCTGCTGGATACGAAGTACGACCGCAACCCGAACCAGAACCAGAAGTAG
- the erpA gene encoding iron-sulfur cluster insertion protein ErpA, whose protein sequence is MSTAINEPAEALASHEVKLTDVAAGKVRSLLEQEGRTDLRLRVSVQPGGCSGLIYQLYFDERILDGDAVRDFDGVEVIVDKMSVPYLAGATIDFEDSISKQGFTIDNPNAQGSCACGDSFH, encoded by the coding sequence ATGAGCACTGCAATCAATGAGCCGGCCGAGGCGCTCGCCTCGCATGAGGTGAAGCTGACCGACGTCGCGGCGGGCAAGGTCCGCAGCCTCCTCGAGCAGGAGGGCCGCACCGACCTCCGTCTGCGCGTCTCCGTCCAGCCTGGCGGCTGCTCGGGACTCATCTACCAGCTGTACTTCGACGAGCGCATTCTCGACGGGGATGCCGTGCGTGACTTCGACGGCGTCGAGGTCATCGTCGACAAGATGAGCGTGCCGTATCTCGCGGGCGCCACAATCGACTTCGAGGACAGCATTTCGAAGCAGGGCTTCACCATCGACAACCCCAATGCCCAGGGGTCTTGCGCGTGTGGTGATTCCTTCCACTGA
- a CDS encoding quinone-dependent dihydroorotate dehydrogenase: MRFYPLFFRAAFSWMDAERAHRIGFGAIRAVHACGLGKALERFTAPAPALRTEAFGLTFPSPFGLAAGFDKEGRGIEALAELGFGHVEVGTITGQAQPGNPKPRLFRLIEDRAVVNRMGFNNDGAHAVAPRIAAARTALEARYGSTRPIIGVNIGKTKAVELEDAVEDYRVSARELAPVADYLVVNVSSPNTPGLRLLQSVESLRPLLAAVREESTAAAGRRVPLLVKIAPDLSDEDVDDVARLALDLGLDGIIATNTTIAREGLASPAQKVEAAGAGGLSGAPLKARSLEVLTRLRAAVGDRLALVAVGGVETAEDVRERLAAGATLVQGYTAFLYEGPFWAASINRGLGARTPVASAR, translated from the coding sequence ATGCGCTTCTACCCCCTCTTCTTCCGTGCTGCCTTCTCGTGGATGGACGCCGAACGCGCCCACCGCATCGGATTCGGAGCCATCCGCGCGGTGCACGCGTGCGGGCTCGGCAAGGCGCTCGAGCGCTTCACGGCTCCGGCGCCCGCGCTCCGCACCGAGGCATTCGGCCTGACGTTCCCCTCGCCGTTCGGGCTCGCCGCCGGATTCGACAAGGAGGGGCGCGGCATCGAGGCCCTCGCCGAGCTCGGCTTCGGCCACGTCGAGGTGGGCACGATCACCGGCCAGGCGCAGCCCGGCAACCCGAAGCCTCGCCTCTTCAGGCTCATCGAGGACCGCGCCGTGGTGAACCGCATGGGCTTCAACAACGACGGCGCCCATGCCGTCGCACCGCGCATCGCCGCTGCCCGCACGGCCCTCGAGGCGCGGTACGGGTCAACCCGCCCGATCATCGGCGTGAACATCGGCAAGACCAAGGCAGTTGAGCTCGAGGATGCCGTGGAGGACTACCGCGTGAGCGCGCGCGAGCTCGCCCCCGTGGCCGACTACCTCGTCGTGAACGTCAGCTCGCCCAACACGCCGGGGCTGCGGCTCCTGCAGAGCGTGGAGTCCCTCCGCCCGCTGCTGGCCGCCGTGCGTGAGGAGTCCACCGCAGCGGCCGGACGCCGCGTGCCGCTCCTGGTCAAGATCGCCCCCGACCTCTCCGACGAGGACGTCGACGACGTCGCGCGGCTCGCTCTCGACCTCGGACTGGACGGGATCATCGCCACCAACACCACGATTGCGCGCGAGGGCCTCGCCAGCCCGGCACAGAAGGTCGAGGCGGCCGGGGCCGGGGGGCTCTCCGGCGCACCGCTGAAGGCACGCTCGCTCGAGGTGCTGACACGGCTGCGGGCCGCGGTCGGGGACCGGCTCGCCCTCGTGGCGGTCGGCGGCGTCGAGACCGCCGAGGACGTCCGCGAGCGTCTCGCCGCGGGCGCCACCCTTGTCCAGGGCTACACCGCGTTCCTCTACGAGGGCCCGTTCTGGGCAGCATCGATCAACAGGGGCCTGGGCGCGCGCACGCCGGTGGCATCCGCGCGCTGA